Proteins encoded by one window of Desulfovibrio sp.:
- a CDS encoding helix-turn-helix transcriptional regulator, whose translation MNDNNRPEIARRLQLARKQAGLTQGQIASIIGLPRPAISEIEAGRRKVSAEELIALSEAYGISISWLTSLSSRATPPAVELAARELAKLKQEDLDAVLNLLKTLRSTDTE comes from the coding sequence ATGAACGATAATAACCGCCCTGAAATTGCACGTCGCTTACAGCTTGCACGAAAACAAGCGGGTTTGACCCAAGGACAAATTGCATCAATAATAGGGTTGCCACGCCCTGCGATATCAGAAATTGAAGCTGGAAGAAGGAAGGTATCCGCAGAAGAACTTATAGCCTTGAGTGAAGCATACGGCATTAGCATCTCGTGGTTGACCTCCTTAAGCTCTCGAGCAACTCCCCCCGCCGTGGAATTGGCGGCCCGAGAGCTCGCGAAACTTAAACAGGAAGATTTAGATGCGGTGCTCAATCTACTAAAGACACTGCGATCAACAGACACGGAGTAG